The following DNA comes from Gammaproteobacteria bacterium.
TCGGGGGCAACCTCGGCCGGCCAGGAGGCCACAGGATGAAACGACCACTGTTGCTGATCCCTGCCATCGTATTCGCCGTCATGGCGGTACTTCTGGCGGTGGGCCTGAATCTCAATCCCCGCGAGGTACCCTCGCCGCTGATCGGAAAGCCGGTGCCGGCGTTCGAGCTCAGCCGCCTGAAGGACCCGCAGGCAACCCTCGGCAGCGCGGACCTGACCGGCCGCGTATCGCTGCTCAACGTCTGGGCCACCTGGTGCGTCTCCTGCCGGGCCGAGCACAAGCTCCTGATGGCCCTGGCGGAAACCGGGGAAGTCGACATCTACGGACTGAACTACAAGGATGAACGCGACGCGGCCCTGCGCTGGCTGCAGGTCTACGGCGACCCCTATGTCGCCAACGCCTTCGACGACGACGGTCGGGTCGGTATCGACTGGGGGGTCTACGGGACGCCCGAGACGTTCGTGATCGACGGTGATGGGGTTGTCCGCCACAAGGTTATCGGACCGCTGAGTGCCGATATCGTGAACGAGCGAATTCTGCCGCTGGTTCGCCAACTCAAATCCCGGGGCTGACGATGCTGCCGCGTCTGCTCCGTCCGGCCCTCCTCGGACTGGCCATGTCGATGCCGGCCCACGCCTCCACACTCGCGGATTTCGACTTTACCGGCAACGTGAGCGAGGCGCATTACAAGGAGGTGATCTCCGAACTGCGCTGCCTGGTCTGTCAGAACGAGTCACTGGCAAGCTCCCAGGCCGAGCTCGCCCAGGATCTACGCGAGGAGGTCTACAAAATGATGGACGCCGGCAAGACGGACGACGAGATTGTCGAATTTCTTGTCGCGCGCTACGGCGACTTCGTCCTTTACGATCCCCCGCTCAAACCCTCCACGTGGCTGCTGTGGTTCGGCCCCTTCGTCCTGGCCGCACTGGCACTGCTCGTCATGGGATACACCGTCCGCAAGCGAAGCCGCGGTGTAGAACAGGGCCTGACCGCCGCCGAGCGGGAGCGGGTCGCCTCGTTACTGGGCGAAGAGACCGAAAACAGGAAAAGCTGATGCTGTTGTTCTGGATTCTGGCCGCCGCGATGGTGGGCCTTGCGCTCGTATTCGTCCTCCCGCCCCTGCTGACCCGTCGCGACGCGACGGATCCGATCGATCAGGATTCCATGAACGTCGCAGTCGTGCGGCAGCAACTCGCGGAGCTGAAGGCCGATCTCGGCAACGGCAAGCTCTCGCCGGAAGACTACGAGGCCGCGCGCACCGATCTCGAGAAGGAACTCCTCAACGACGTCGACGAGAGCGCGGTGCGTCACAGCGGTACCCGCACTCGAGGGCAATGGGCCGCACTGCTTGTCGCGGTACTGATCCCGGCGACGGCGATCCCGCTCTACGGGTATCTCGGTGCCGGCGACCTCATCCCGGCGCTGCAGTCCGCCGCGAGCGGGACGGCTCAGCCCCCTCCCGGCGGCGAGCGGTTACCGTCCGTTGACGAGATGGTGGCGAGCCTGGAGGCACGAGTAGAGGCGGAGCCGGAAAATCTCGACGGCTGGCGGCTGCTGGGTCGCAGCTACATGGTACTGAGCCGTTACCAAGACGCGACTCGGGCGTTCGAGCGCGCCAACACGTTGACCGGCGGGCGCGATGCCTCACTGCTCGCCTCCTACGCAGAGGCGATGTCGCTCGCGCAGGAGGGCCGCCTGGCGGGCAAGCCCGCCGAGCTGGTTACCGCCGCGCTGGCGGTGGATCCCGAAAATCCCAAAGCGCTGTGGCTCGACGGCTATGTACAGTTTCAACGCGGTGACTACGCCCAGGCGATCTCCCGCTGGGGTAAGGTCGCACAGATGGTGCCTGCGGGCGGGAACCAGGCGGCCAGTATCCTCGAGGCGATCCAGCTGGCTCATGAGAAGATGGGCGGACCTGCCGCTACGCCAGTAACGAACACGGCCGGAGCGACTGAATCCCCCGAAACCGGCGGCGCTGTCATCCGTACACGGGTCTCTCTCGGCGACCAAGTGCGTGATCAGGCCTCACCTGAAGACACCGTCTTCATCCTGGCGCGCGCCATCAACGGACCGCGCATGCCGCTGGCCATCGTCCGCAAGAACGTCTCCGACCTCCCGGCCACCGTCCAGCTCGACGATTCCACCGCAATGAGTCCCGCCACGGCGCTATCGGGATTCGAAGAGGT
Coding sequences within:
- a CDS encoding DsbE family thiol:disulfide interchange protein — translated: MKRPLLLIPAIVFAVMAVLLAVGLNLNPREVPSPLIGKPVPAFELSRLKDPQATLGSADLTGRVSLLNVWATWCVSCRAEHKLLMALAETGEVDIYGLNYKDERDAALRWLQVYGDPYVANAFDDDGRVGIDWGVYGTPETFVIDGDGVVRHKVIGPLSADIVNERILPLVRQLKSRG
- a CDS encoding cytochrome c-type biogenesis protein CcmH, with amino-acid sequence MLPRLLRPALLGLAMSMPAHASTLADFDFTGNVSEAHYKEVISELRCLVCQNESLASSQAELAQDLREEVYKMMDAGKTDDEIVEFLVARYGDFVLYDPPLKPSTWLLWFGPFVLAALALLVMGYTVRKRSRGVEQGLTAAERERVASLLGEETENRKS
- the ccmI gene encoding c-type cytochrome biogenesis protein CcmI, yielding MLLFWILAAAMVGLALVFVLPPLLTRRDATDPIDQDSMNVAVVRQQLAELKADLGNGKLSPEDYEAARTDLEKELLNDVDESAVRHSGTRTRGQWAALLVAVLIPATAIPLYGYLGAGDLIPALQSAASGTAQPPPGGERLPSVDEMVASLEARVEAEPENLDGWRLLGRSYMVLSRYQDATRAFERANTLTGGRDASLLASYAEAMSLAQEGRLAGKPAELVTAALAVDPENPKALWLDGYVQFQRGDYAQAISRWGKVAQMVPAGGNQAASILEAIQLAHEKMGGPAATPVTNTAGATESPETGGAVIRTRVSLGDQVRDQASPEDTVFILARAINGPRMPLAIVRKNVSDLPATVQLDDSTAMSPATALSGFEEVAIEARVSKSGQAMSRSGDLSGRVAPISPGTDAVVELTIDTVVP